In the Streptomyces spororaveus genome, GCGGTGCTGGCCGCCGCCCCCTACTCGGACCAGGGGCTGGTCTACGCGGGCTTCTCCTTCGGCGGTTCGGTCGCCCAGCACCTGGCGATGGCCGACGAGAAGGCGCGCGGGCTGCTGCTCCTGCACGGGACGGCGGACCTGGAGGAGGGTGCCTCGGTGGACGAGCTGCCCGTGCAGCTGCACATCGCGGACCCGGACCCCTTCGAGCCGCACGACTGGCTGACGGCCTGGTACCTGCGGATGCAGCGGGCGGGGGCCGACGTGGAGGTGCACAGCTACCCGGGCGCCGGGCACCTGTTCACCGACCCGG is a window encoding:
- a CDS encoding dienelactone hydrolase family protein — its product is MNIVLFHSTYGLRPAVHAAADRLRAAGHQVQVPDLFGGRTFGTVEEGMAHRDEIGRDELLKRAVLAAAPYSDQGLVYAGFSFGGSVAQHLAMADEKARGLLLLHGTADLEEGASVDELPVQLHIADPDPFEPHDWLTAWYLRMQRAGADVEVHSYPGAGHLFTDPELEDYDAEAAEQLWKVAIGFLDSL